In the genome of Siniperca chuatsi isolate FFG_IHB_CAS linkage group LG17, ASM2008510v1, whole genome shotgun sequence, one region contains:
- the LOC122864468 gene encoding elongation factor 1-alpha — translation MGKEKIHINIVVIGHVDSGKSTSTGHLIYKCGGIDKRTIEKFEKEAAEMGKGSFKYAWVLDKLKAERERGITIDIALWKFETSKYYVTIIDAPGHRDFIKNMITGTSQADCAVLIVAAGVGEFEAGISKNGQTREHALLAFTLGVKQLIVGVNKMDSTEPPYSQARFEEITKEVSTYIKKIGYNPATVAFVPISGWHGDNMLEGSDKMGWFKGWKIERKEGNASGTTLLEALDAILPPARPTDKPLRLPLQDVYKIGGIGTVPVGRVETGVLKPGMVVTFAPPCLTTEVKSVEMHHESLPEAVPGDNVGFNIKNVSVKEIRRGYVAGDSKNDPPKGADNFNAQVIILNHPGQINAGYAPVLDCHTAHIACKFKELIEKIDRRSGKKLEDQPKFVKSGDAAIVNLVPQKPMVVEPFSSYPPLGRFAVRDMRQTVAVGVIKAVEFKEVSGKTTKAAEKAQKKK, via the exons ATGGGAAAGGAAAAGATCCACATCAACATCGTGGTCATTGGCCATGTCGACTCCGGCAAGTCCACCTCTACTGGCCATCTGATCTACAAGTGCGGAGGAATCGACAAGAGAACCATCGAGAAGTTTGAGAAGGAAGCCGCCGAG ATGGGCAAGGGCTCCTTCAAGTACGCCTGGGTGCTGGACAAACTGAAGGCCGAGCGTGAGCGTGGTATCACCATTGACATTGCTCTGTGGAAGTTTGAGACCAGCAAGTACTACGTGACCATCATTGATGCCCCTGGACACAGAGACTTCATCAAGAACATGATCACTGGTACCTCTCAG gcTGACTGCGCTGTGCTGATCGTTGCTGCTGGTGTTGGTGAGTTCGAGGCCGGTATCTCCAAGAACGGCCAGACACGTGAGCACGCCCTGCTGGCCTTCACCCTTGGCGTGAAGCAGCTCATCGTTGGAGTCAACAAGATGGACTCCACCGAGCCCCCTTACAGCCAGGCCCGTTTTGAGGAGATCACCAAGGAAGTGAGCACCTACATCAAGAAGATCGGCTACAACCCCGCCACTGTTGCCTTTGTCCCCATCTCTGGGTGGCACGGAGACAACATGCTGGAGGGCAGTGACAAG ATGGGCTGGTTCAAGGGATGGAAGATTGAGCGCAAGGAGGGTAATGCTAGTGGAACCACACTGCTGGAGGCTCTTGATGCCATCCTGCCACCTGCCCGCCCCACCGACAAGCCCCTGCGTCTGCCCCTGCAGGACGTCTACAAAATCGGCG GTATTGGAACTGTCCCCGTCGGTCGTGTGGAGACCGGTGTCCTGAAGCCCGGTATGGTCGTCACCTTTGCTCCCCCCTGCTTGACCACTGAGGTGAAGTCTGTCGAGATGCACCACGAGTCTCTGCCCGAGGCTGTCCCTGGTGACAACGTCGGCTTCAACATCAAGAACGTGTCCGTCAAGGAAATCCGTCGTGGATACGTGGCTGGCGACAGCAAGAACGACCCACCCAAGGGAGCTGACAACTTCAACGCCCAG GTCATCATCCTGAACCACCCTGGCCAGATCAATGCAGGTTACGCCCCTGTCCTGGATTGCCACACAGCTCACATTGCTTGCAAGTTCAAGGAGCTCATCGAGAAGATCGACCGTCGTTCTGGCAAGAAGCTTGAGGACCAACCCAAATTCGTCAAGTCTGGAGACGCCGCCATCGTCAACCTGGTTCCACAGAAGCCCATGGTTGTGGAGCCCTTCTCCAGCTACCCTCCCCTCG GTCGTTTTGCCGTGCGTGACATGAGGCAGACGGTGGCCGTCGGCGTCATCAAGGCTGTGGAGTTCAAGGAAGTATCCGGAAAGACAACCAAGGCTGCAGAGAAGGCccagaagaagaaatga